A stretch of Brassica rapa cultivar Chiifu-401-42 chromosome A08, CAAS_Brap_v3.01, whole genome shotgun sequence DNA encodes these proteins:
- the LOC103834169 gene encoding probable LRR receptor-like serine/threonine-protein kinase At4g20450, whose protein sequence is MTEINTTTPVNTKNAFDLPQAIISKAAVAKGAGKSWSRGWSMQNQDDVHVYLHFAEIQVLKPKDTREFSILWNDATINYSYSPPEFMADTVPIRTLTKCDDLCYLELVRGKSSSLPPSISAMEVFGVLQLPQSETDENDVSAFKNIQATYRLQKTNWQGDPCVPINYMWTGLNCSNVVPSVPPRIISIDFSSYGLNGTIASDIQYLSQLQKLDLSNNHLTGRIPEFLGKMKLLTIINLSGNNFSGSIPQTLRNMQKNGLTLILDGNQNLCLDSSCETEAGDGNGKKKLLVPILATAASVGLITAVLLLIILFYRTKRSSKGISSSSTIKTPKLRIY, encoded by the exons ATGACAGAAATAAACACCACCACCCCTGTAAATACTAAGAATGCCTTCGATCTGCCTCAAGCTATAATTTCAAAGGCTGCCGTAGCAAAAGGTGCAGGTAAGTCATGGAGCAGAGGCTGGTCAATGCAAAACCAGGACGACGTTCACGTGTACCTTCATTTTGCCGAGATCCAAGTCTTGAAGCCCAAGGATACGAGAGAGTTTAGTATTTTGTGGAACGACGCTACAATTAACTATAGCTACAGTCCTCCGGAGTTCATGGCTGACACTGTGCCTATCAGAACCTTAACTAAATGCGATGATTTGTGCTACTTAGAGCTTGTAAGAGGTAAGTCGTCAAGTCTTCCACCATCTATTAGTGCCATGGAGGTTTTCGGGGTACTCCAGCTTCCTCAGTCGGAAACAGATGAAAACGACG TCAGTGCATTCAAAAACATTCAAGCGACTTATAGATTACAGAAAACGAACTGGCAAGGAGATCCATGTGTACCTATAAATTACATGTGGACTGGTCTTAACTGCAGCAACGTGGTTCCGTCTGTTCCACCAAGAATCATTTCCAT AGACTTCTCTTCATATGGATTAAATGGGACCATAGCTAGTGACATACAATATCTTAGCCAGCTACAGAAATT GGACCTGTCAAATAACCATTTGACTGGAAGAATCCCGGAATTTCTTGGCAAAATGAAGTTGTTGACAATCAT AAACTTGAGTGGAAACAATTTTAGCGGCTCAATTCCTCAAACCCTTCGTAACATGCAAAAGAATGGGTTAACCTTGAT acTAGACGGAAACCAAAACCTCTGTTTGGATTCATCTTGTGAAACTGAAGCTGGTGATGGAAATGGCAAAAAGAAATTGCTAGTACCCATTCTTGCAACAGCCGCTTCTGTTGGTTTAATTACAGCTGTGCTTCTTCTCATTATTCTCTTCTACAGGACTAAGAGATCGTCAAAAGGTATAAGCTCCTCGAGTACTATCAAGACTCCGAAACTTAGAATTTACTAA
- the LOC117127163 gene encoding probable LRR receptor-like serine/threonine-protein kinase At4g20450 → MTNNFERTLGEGGFGVVYHGNLNGNEQVAVKVDLLLRVHHINLVSLVGYCDEGQHLVLIYEYMSNGNLKQHLSGEYATTPLSWENRLRIAADTAQGLEYLHIGCKPPMIHRDIKSTNILLDKNFQAKLGDFGLSRSFPVGSETHVSTNIAGSPGYLDPEYYRTNWLTEKSDVFSFGVVLLEIITSQPVIDHTREKSHIGEWVGFRLTNGDIKNIVDPSLIGDYDSSSVWKALELAMSCVSPSSSGRPNMSQVANELKECLLSENSRKEGKHDVDSKSSVELSTSFGTKHTPDAR, encoded by the exons ATGACAAATAACTTTGAGAGAACTCTTGGCGAAGGAGGGTTTGGAGTTGTGTACCACGGTAACTTAAACGGTAACGAACAAGTAGCTGTTAAA GTAGACCTTCTTCTGAGAGTACATCACATAAATTTGGTAAGCCTTGTTGGTTATTGTGACGAAGGACAACACTTGGTCCTCATCTATGAGTACATGTCCAACGGAAACTTAAAACAACATCTATCCG GAGAATATGCTACTACTCCTTTGAGTTGGGAAAATAGACTAAGAATTGCCGCAGACACAGCACAAG GATTGGAGTACTTACACATCGGATGCAAACCACCAATGATTCATAGAGATATCAAATCTACGAATATACTTCTTGATAAGAATTTTCAAGCTAAACTTGGCGATTTTGGACTTTCAAGATCTTTTCCAGTGGGTAGTGAAACTCATGTGTCAACCAACATTGCTGGATCGCCAGGTTATCTTGACCCTGA ATATTACAGAACAAACTGGCTGACAGAGAAGAGCGATGTCTTCAGTTTTGGAGTCGTATTACTGGAAATCATTACTAGCCAGCCCGTGATTGACCATACACGTGAAAAGTCTCACATAGGAGAATGGGTTGGATTTAGATTAACTAACGGAGATATCAAAAACATTGTGGATCCAAGTCTCATTGGGGATTATGACTCTAGTTCAGTTTGGAAGGCTCTTGAGCTAGCAATGTCATGCGTTAGTCCATCCTCGTCTGGAAGACCAAACATGTCCCAGGTTGCAAATGAACTAAAAGAGTGTCTCTTATCTGAAAACTCAAGGAAAGAAGGTAAACATGATGTGGACTCCAAAAGTTCTGTTGAACTGAGCACGAGCTTTGGGACTAAACACACTCCTGATGCACGCTAA
- the LOC103834170 gene encoding probable UDP-arabinose 4-epimerase 3: MLSFSRTRSPGRNTSPLAGGMDYLEPKRKSNVMDRLILIVSLTALCITMLKNAPSFTSPTSFSLSQEGVTHVLVTGGAGYIGSHAALRLLKDSYRVTIVDNLSRGNLGAVKVLQGLFPEAGRLQFIYADLGDAKAVDKIFSENAFDAVMHFAAVAYVGESTLDPLKYYHNITSNTLVVLEAVARHKVKKFIYSSTCATYGEPDKMPIVEVTPQVPINPYGKAKKMAEDMILDFSKNSDMAVMILRYFNVIGSDPEGRLGEAPKPELREHGRISGACFDAARGVIPGLQVKGTDYKTGDGTCVRDYIDVTDLVDAHVKALEKAKPRNVGIYNVGTGKGRSVKEFVEACKKATGVDIQVDFLPRRPGDYAEVYSDPAKILRDLNWSARFTNLQESLEVAWKWQKTHPHGYASS; this comes from the exons ATGCTAAGTTTCTCTAGAACCAGAAGTCCAGGGAGAAATACAAGCCCTCTTGCAGGAG GGATGGATTATTTGGAACCCAAAAGAAAGAGCAATGTCATGGACAGGCTTATATTGATAGTTTCTCTTACAGCTTTATGCATTACAATGCTCAAGAACGCACCTAGTTTCACTTCACCAACCTCA TTCTCTCTCAGCCAGGAAGGAGTGACACATGTATTAGTCACCGGTGGCGCTGGATATATCGGATCACATGCTGCACTTAGGCTGCTAAAGGATTCATACCGTGTAACCATTgtg GACAATCTTTCTCGAGGAAATCTTGGCGCCGTCAAGGTTCTACAGGGATTGTTCCCAGAAGCCGGGAGGCTTCAATTCATTTATGCCGACTTAGGAGATGCCAAAGCT GTCGATAAAATCTTCTCAGAGAATGCGTTTGATGCTGTTATGCATTTTGCTGCGGTAGCTTATGTTGGAGAGAGCACTCTAGATCCTCTAAA gtATTACCACAACATTACATCAAACACATTAGTAGTTCTTGAAGCTGTGGCTAGACATAAAGTGAAGAAGTTTATATATTCAAGCACATGTGCCACTTATGGAGAACCTGATAAAATGCCAATCGTTGAAGTTACTCCACAG GTCCCGATTAATCCTTATGGAAAAGCTAAGAAGATGGCTGAAGATATGATCCTTGATTTCTCTAAGAACTCTGACATGGCTGTCATGATCCTAAG ATACTTTAACGTGATCGGTTCAGACCCGGAAGGTAGACTAGGAGAAGCTCCAAAGCCAGAGCTACGTGAACACGGACGCATATCAGGTGCTTGTTTTGATGCAGCTCGTGGTGTGATTCCAGGCCTTCAGGTCAAAGGAACAGACTATAAAACAGGAGATGGAACCTGTGTTCGTGACTACATTGACGTTACTGACCTCGTTGATGCTCACGTGAAGGCTCTTGAGAAGGCTAAGCCAAGAAATGTGGGAATCTACAATGTAGGTACTGGAAAAGGAAGATCAGTGAAGGAGTTTGTGGAAGCATGTAAGAAAGCGACAGGAGTAGATATACAAGTAGATTTTTTGCCTCGACGACCTGGAGATTACGCAGAGGTTTACAGTGATCCAGCAAAGATTCTGAGAGATCTTAATTGGTCTGCTCGTTTCACTAATCTTCAAGAAAGTCTTGAAGTTGCTTggaagtggcaaaagactcatCCTCATGGATATGCGTCTTCCTAA